The Bacillota bacterium genome contains the following window.
CCTGCTTGTACAAAGTAGTATAACAGGTAATCGGGGAGAGTGTCTTAACAACCACGTTCTCACTGCTTACCTGCTGATCTATTACTTCTACTTCCTGACAACATAAAAAGTTGTTACCCAGACGATAGGTATCCGACGTCAGGGCACCCGTAACAGCGTCTTGAACGATATACAATAGAGGCGACGAAAGAGATAGGGTTAAAGGCGGAAAAAGAAGGATGTGCTCATCTACTCTTCGGACCGGTCCGCTTCCCGACAGCCACGAAAAAGTGAACAGTTTGAATACACGATTCCCGTAGCGAAAACCCTCATTATGAAGAAAATCTGCGAGTCTCTCCGAAAAAAGATGGTAGACGAACGCTTGCAGTATGTGAAGGTTGGCTCGAGGCAAGCGCACTGGGCCCTCATGCACATTCTGCAATGTCAGCTTGATTTGCATAAGCAACATCCTCAGTCACAGTAGTTGGTTATGGTTCCTATATATTCTCCTCCGGAACGCAAAGCCCCTGTTGTTCCAACTCAGCAACTATCACGATCGGCATGGCCCTATTTGGCATATCCGTCTTTGATGTTAAACATATTCCTTTAACGCTTCCACCGGAGCCAGTCTTGCTGCCTGCACCGCAGGGTACAAACCAAATATGACACCGGCTAGTAGCATTATACCCACCGAAACCACTGCCGCTAAAGAATGCATTCCGCCAGTGAAAAACAGACCACCGTAGAGCACACCACCGATCAGATCTCCCACCACATAGTTGCTGGATAGTGCGGCAGCTAGCAACCCCAACAGACTACCCAATAGGGTCAGCAGGCATGACTCAGTGAGGATCCACAGGGCGATGGACCCCTTGGTAGCACCTAGGCAACGGCGCAAACCGATCTCTTTGGTCCTTTCCACCACACTAACCAACATGATACTCAGAATCCCGATGGCACTGACCACCACCGCCACAAAGGCAAAAGCCCCAAAAAACATGGTCAACGTACGGATTGTATAACCGAGGGACTCGGTGCGGTTACTGAAATAGTCCG
Protein-coding sequences here:
- the cas6 gene encoding CRISPR-associated endoribonuclease Cas6, which encodes MQIKLTLQNVHEGPVRLPRANLHILQAFVYHLFSERLADFLHNEGFRYGNRVFKLFTFSWLSGSGPVRRVDEHILLFPPLTLSLSSPLLYIVQDAVTGALTSDTYRLGNNFLCCQEVEVIDQQVSSENVVVKTLSPITCYTTLYKQDGSPYTVFHEPEEAEFQRQIDDNLRKKYRICWPDRPLPESQVRLEPIDTPRRQIALYSKESTMPTKGWWGTFRATGPRELLQMGLDAGFGSKNSGGWGCVQLIG